One segment of Pyricularia oryzae 70-15 chromosome 3, whole genome shotgun sequence DNA contains the following:
- a CDS encoding tRNA 2'-phosphotransferase 1 — protein sequence MYIKRPTRPQTLQALFQNVIGSTGTPHTLVANNNNTITLARQASQHIITRQGFTKQPSSQQTHTQRHHSHQAWHLSSGMEGQGRSRRGGRGGGGGGQSRDVSISRALSRLLRHQAANAGIQLDGEGYAPLDKVLAWGPIKSLKATLPEIREAVSSSDKQRFSMKPLSASTSPDSTDPADFLIRANQGHSIKLESAEHLTAVTVEAGNVPEVVVHGTYYAFWPAIVASGGLRPMGRNHVHCSTGLPSSEAQVVSGMRRDAELLVYLDVERALRDGEMKWWLSDNGVVLTEGGQGGLVPVKYFKEVVGRRPNEVGVLWKDGEKVADLPEGLKIKVPAGKERLGGGAGRGRGGGRGRGGRGGRGGRGDATGEGTEQSDAKS from the exons ATGTATATCAAGAGACCGACAAGGCCCCAGACGCTACAGGCTTTGTTCCAAAACGTCATTGGTTCCACCGGCACACCACATACGCTTGtagcaaacaacaacaacacaatCACACTCGCACGTCAAGCAAGCCAACATATCATCACACGGCAAGGTTTCACAAAACAGCCCTCCAGTCAGCAGACTCACACTCAACGCCACCACAGCCATCAGGCCTGGCATCTATCTTCAGGGATGGAGGGACAAGGTAGAAGCAGGCGTGGAGggcgaggtggtggtggcggcggccagtCTCGCGATGTCAGCATATCACGCGCCCTGTCCCGCCTGCTACGGCATCAGGCCGCAAATGCGGGCATCCAGCTCGACGGTGAGGGGTATGCGCCGCTGGACAAAGTG CTGGCGTGGGGACCCATCAAAAGCCTCAAGGCGACGCTGCCCGAGATACGCGAAGCCGTATCCAGCAGCGACAAGCAGCGCTTCAGCATGAAGCCCCTCTCGGCCAGCACGTCGCCCGACTCGACCGACCCGGCCGACTTTCTGATCCGCGCCAACCAAGGCCACTCGATCAAGCTCGAGTCGGCCGAGCACCTGACGGCCGTGACGGTCGAGGCGGGCAACGTGCCCGAGGTGGTGGTGCACGGTACGTACTACGCCTTTTGGCCGGCCATCGTGGCTTCGGGCGGCCTGCGGCCCATGGGCCGCAACCACGTCCACTGCAGCACGGGCCTGCCCAGCTCCGAGGCCCAGGTCGTCAGCGGCATGCGGAGGGACGCCGAGCTGCTCGTTTACCTGGACGTCGAGCGCGCGCTCCGGGACGGCGAGATGAAGTGGTGGCTGAGTGACAACGGCGTCGTCTTGACCGAGGGTGGGCAGGGTGGTTTGGTGCCTGTCAAGTATTTCAAGGAGGTCGTGGGTAGAAGACCCAACGAGGTCGGGGTGCTTTGGAAGGACGGTGAGAAGGTGGCCGATCTGCCAGAGGGTTTGAAGATCAAAGTCCCGGCCGGCAAGGAGAGGCTAGGTGGCGGAGCTGGTCGGGGTAGAGGGGGAGGTCGCGGCCGAGGGGGTCGCGGAGGCAGGGGAGGCAGGGGAGATGCGACAGGCGAGGGGACTGAGCAGAGTGACGCCAAAAGCTGA
- a CDS encoding CAMK/CAMKL/PASK protein kinase: MPPAADRGDNGATEFHDEDEDRGRRKLGPGPGLQIPKNRSTGNLAVIGETSDRSRIRFSFDAGSAEADLDLLTRSPIMDHDHGLGLSGLRRIRQQHSMRQPTLPSNPSSRSPSVARLPRSASMTLMPPPRRQGSNISLSPGPASPTFTEDLSRFPSESLHSFSFANQSEELIHSRQNVLKRSIEFMRDHMGWAAANSTDPAMASAQARFSGDKEAQSMLELLARAQVVAAGNLPNPGSTLPYGPLTGPPDVSGVNVFDRGFVQRTSSPEPLEQSPDFPEGLPGQEPKRSGSTSRGTSDSAESSRTPTNESGASAQTAQTSPPISRRPSVLQRTLTDTRHVQIEQKLVTAISKPYAASTGVDPILSPTTVESFKAAGGNFASSVPQSAPHGHASRWVPAAQAIFTTEAKAPWTILVANDLACLVFGVTKAEVRKMGILEVVQDDRRAWLANRLQGNDVDEVGDFAESESSSPEPLSRVASNSLLGSRGGGITAHLLSKPNSRAKASAKTQAAKKPKTNHDSESRLYKTASSQGGRSNGVLLCGDVVPIKKRNGATGSASLWVKEKHGGLIWVVEEISEDTATVTLKEESIVEKLDGAVDAIWGGADARPGVDVGKLIPRIPRQGIDPRSGELDYAQINKKRFYTCRYSDTVNIPATVEQIRGKTELKVSSFPHIAGIIVVNTHDLRIKSSNSVFSGALFGYEKPDGMSITTLIPSFEKMLDVVTQDNWSLEEAVVVPEQSFRQAYAIVGLREGNLDAPTSSMRPYGVPAKHRDGSEVKIDIQMRVVQSESDKNHVIPEDAAVEDYSDEASRRLSNASMPQAEMVYALWITYSRHLHASQSHAGGAASPLLSRRETQMHQPTPGQTPAHTPPLEGDSETEEPKKDTTISKFTRQIKEVAREAAAKLSSVTSSKPKEQPTAMVADTKEVVKETTAEAPAKPRKKTIDDFVILEEMGQGAYGQVKLAKHKETGKTVVLKYVIKERILVDTWTRDRRLGTVPSEIHILDFLGRNDLRHPNIIDMEGFFEDKVNYYIEMEPHGLPGMDLFDYIELRKNMSEDEARRIFVQLARAVHHLHIKAKIVHRDIKDENVILDGGGHVKLIDFGSAAYIRKGPFNVFVGTIDYAAPEVLGGRRYDGPAQDVWALGILLYTIVYKENPYYCLDEIVDHELRIPWILSDENIDLIKGMLNRNVEERLNIEQVLEHPWCKAAGDDFDGLHAIPGPSN; encoded by the exons ATGCCCCCGGCGGCGGATCGTGGAGACAATG GCGCAACCGAATTTCACGATGAGGACGAAGACCGTGGTCGCCGCAAACTCGGCCCTGGCCCAGGGCTGCAGATTCCCAAGAACCGTAGCACTGGCAATCTGGCCGTCATAGGAGAGACCTCGGACCGATCCCGCATTCGATTCTCCTTCGACGCTGGCTCCGCAGAGGCCGACTTGGATCTCCTCACGAG GTCTCCAATAATGGATCACGACCACGGCCTAGGCCTCTCTGGTCTCAGGCGAATCCGACAGCAGCATTCTATGCGCCAACCTACCTTACCGTCTAACCCGTCCTCCCGCAGTCCCTCGGTTGCACGCCTTCCTCGATCCGCCTCGATGACTCTCATGCCTCCGCCTCGACGACAAGGGAGTAACATATCGCTTTCGCCTGGCCCCGCGTCGCCCACCTTTACCGAGGACTTGTCTCGCTTCCCCTCGGAATCTTTACACTCCTTTTCCTTTGCCAATCAGTCGGAGGAGCTCATACACAGCCGCCAGAATGTACTCAAACGGTCGATAGAGTTCATGAGAGATCACATGGGCTGGGCCGCTGCCAACTCCACCGATCCTGCGATggccagcgcacaagcacgCTTTTCCGGAGATAAGGAGGCCCAAAGCATGCTGGAATTACTAGCGAGAGCACAGGTCGTGGCTGCCGGGAATCTGCCGAACCCGGGCTCGACCTTGCCCTATGGCCCCCTCACCGGCCCGCCCGATGTCTCAGGCGTTAATGTATTCGACAGAGGGTTTGTCCAGAGGACTTCGAGCCCTGAGCCACTGGAACAGTCTCCTGATTTTCCGGAGGGGCTTCCTGGCCAGGAACCCAAGCGCTCGGGGTCCACCTCCAGAGGAACCTCTGACTCTGCCGAATCCTCACGAACACCTACGAATGAGAGTGGCGCTTCCGCGCAAACTGCACAGACATCACCGCCGATTTCCAGGAGACCAAGCGTACTGCAGCGAACCTTGACGGATACCCGGCATGTTCAAATCGAACAGAAGCTCGTGACTGCCATCTCAAAACCCTATGCAGCGTCTACCGGTGTAGATCCGATCCTGTCACCAACAACGGTAGAGTCTTTCAAAGCCGCCGGGGGTAATTTTGCATCATCCGTGCCGCAGAGTGCACCACATGGCCACGCGTCCAGGTGGGTGCCGGCGGCACAGGCCATTTTCACCACGGAGgccaaggcgccttggactaTTCTGGTCGCCAACGATCTTGCTTGCTTGGTATTCGGGGTGACCAAAGCAGAAGTGAGGAAAATGGGTATACTAGAGGTTGTGCAGGATGATCGCAGGGCGTGGCTTGCCAATAGACTACAGGGGAATGACGTAGATGAAGTTGGAGATTTCGCAGAGAGTGAAAGTAGCTCTCCGGAGCCCCTCTCGCGCGTAGCATCTAACAGCTTGCTCGGTAGTCGGGGTGGCGGTATTACTGCACACCTCCTCAGCAAGCCGAACTCACGGGCAAAGGCCTCGGCTAAAACTCAGGCAGCGAAAAAGCCCAAAACCAATCATGACAGTGAATCGAGGCTATATAAGACAGCAAGTTCGCAAGGCGGCAGGTCCAACGGCGTTCTTCTGTGTGGCGATGTGGTACCGATCAAGAAGAGGAATGGGGCAACCGGATCAGCTAGCCTGTGGGTTAAGGAAAAACATGGCGGCTTGATATGGGTTGTCGAAGAGATCAGCGAGGATACCGCGACTGTCACCCTCAAGGAGGAGAGCATTGTCGAGAAGCTGGATGGTGCCGTTGATGCGATCTGGGGAGGCGCAGATGCGCGGCCTGGGGTGGACGTTGGAAAGCTTATACCTCGAATCCCAAGGCAGGGCATTGATCCCAGGTCTGGAGAGCTCGACTATGCCCAAATCAACAAGAAACGTTTCTACACGTGTCGATACTCGGACACAGTCAACATACCAGCCACAGTTGAGCAGATCAGGGGCAAGACCGAACTCAAGGTTTCAAGCTTCCCCCACATTGCAGGTATCATAGTCGTCAATACTCACGACCTGAGGATCAAGAGCTCCAACTCGGTCTTCAGTGGCGCTCTCTTTGGATAcgaaaagccagatggaATGTCAATCACGACTCTCATTCCTAGCTTCGAGAAGATGCTCGATGTGGTAACGCAGGACAATTGGTCATTAGAGGAGGCAGTCGTTGTACCGGAGCAAAGTTTTCGCCAGGCGTATGCAATTGTGGGCTTGCGCGAAGGCAATCTCGACGCGCCGACAAGCTCTATGCGGCCATACGGGGTACCTGCAAAACATCGCGATGGCTCCGAAGTCAAAATTGACATTCAGATGAGAGTGGTGCAGAGCGAGAGTGATAAGAACCACGTGATACCCGAGGATGCCGCGGTGGAAGATTACAGCGATGAAGCCAGCCGAAGATTGAGCAATGCGTCTATGCCACAGGCAGAAATGGTGTATGCTCTGTGGATCACGTACTCTCGCCACCTGCATGCATCGCAAAGCCACGCTGGAGGTGCAGCCTCTCCATTACTGTCGCGACGAGAAACTCAAATGCATCAGCCAACACCAGGCCAAACACCTGCACATACGCCACCTCTAGAAGGTGATTCGGAAACAGAAGAACCCAAGAAAGACACCACCATTTCAAAGTTCACTAGACAAATCAAGGAAGTCGCAAGAGAAGCTGCAGCCAAACTATCGAGCGTAACTAGCAGCAAACCCAAGGAACAACCGACGGCAATGGTCGCTGACACGAAAGAGGTCGTCAAGGAGACAACGGCAGAGGCCCCGGCTAAGCCACGCAAAAAGACCATCGATGACTTTGTGATATTAGAGGAAATGGGACAGGGCGCATACGGCCAGGTCAAGCTAGCCAAGCACAAGGAGACTGGCAAGACGGTGGTGCTCAAATATGTCATCAAGGAGCGAATCCTGGTCGACACTTGGACCCGTGATCGCCGCCTTGGTACTGTGCCATCCGAGATCCATATTCTGGACTTCCTGGGCCGTAATGATCTTCGGCATCCCAATATTATCGACATGGAGGGTTTTTTCGAGGACAAGGTCAACTATTACATCGAGATGGAGCCACATGGTCTTCCGGGAATGGATCTGTTTGACTACATAGAGCTGAGGAAGAATATGAGCGAGGACGAAGCGCGACGGATTTTTGTGCAGCTTGCACGAGCGGTTCATCACCTGCACATCAAGGCAAAAATCGTCCATCGGGACATCAAGGATGAGAATGTCATTCTCGACGGCGGTGGCCACGTCAAATTGATTGATTTTGGAAGTGCGGCGTATATCAGGAAGGGGCCATTCAACGTTTTCGTCGGCACGATCG ACTATGCGGCCCCCGAGGTACTGGGTGGAAGGCGATACGATGGCCCGGCCCAAGACGTGTGGGCGCTCGGCATCCTACTTTATACCATCGTATACAAGGAAAATCCATACTATTGTCTCGACGAGATTGTCGACCATGAATTGAGAATTCCATGGATCCTGAGCGATGAGAATATAGATCTCATCAAGGGAATGCtcaaccgaaacgttgaagAGAGGTTGAACATTGAGCAAGTGTTGGAGCACCCATGGTGCAAAGCTGCGGGCGATGACTTTGACGGCCTTCATGCGATCCCTGGCCCTTCGAATTGA
- a CDS encoding F-box/LRR-repeat protein 2 produces the protein MSATEIPRTTGPGRLIAAHERRAASSIDSSSSHSRTMTVPEQSESSHVESELQDVIEDTPKKPKTRHSIFRGISRIASSPAMGLGLGHSRSASVSYSSGSSISSVSLSTASSSSPYTPTSTSSYFPSSDSPLEREGAGSSSGSGTSSPGCSPGQWSPEEIRVRQLNVESLPHNDNDLGKSSIPAELVSTRKVSQRRKESWASMPLEIKIHILSHLNARELVLLARVSKELRELCFDGQLWTTFDASSFYKRIPSHVLTNTLVRAGSFVQHLNLRGCIQLSGSTPFDQVPKLCTNLHTLTLEGCFIKRNILHSLLESNVRLERINLTGLKSVCNSTCRIIAEMCPRLQVFNVSFCTDLDARGIKSVLDRCPLLTDVRAAEVRGFERHDVAAAIFRATNLTRLTLNGCREIDDASFKIMLLGKDPKFDLLTDLPMVPPRKWRHLGLSYCDGITNEGFGAMGHLVPDLESLELSRCGSLSDAGLGPVLATTPRLTRLDLEDCALLTNTTLSTHLAKAPCAPLLKHLTVSHCENLGDAGLMPVVRACKSLQVLEMDNTRASDLVICELSAMIRARSKHTTQLPQISLRVVAYDCSNITWMGIREVLSRNCEAAPRARKQASQNAWRAEAERVYALIEEVSSRAGPQGSGQASVASETNSTSAAKRQSKKAGVNPSEAPKQPSGQQTYPSDIIGIKCYYAWQQTVDEHTKRVLAGELTRASRLERSWAAWMQADEEQEAGGGIRLTRRRRTRAREAQMVHADEEVGGNGAGVRRRARTASSCVVM, from the coding sequence ATGTCAGCAACCGAAATCCCACGTACCACAGGCCCAGGCCGGCTGATAGCAGCTCACGAGCGAAGAGCTGCAAGCAGTATCGACTCGTCCAGTTCACACTCTCGAACAATGACCGTTCCCGAACAATCAGAATCTTCACACGTTGAGAGCGAGCTGCAAGATGTTATAGAAGACACTCCAAAGAAGCCCAAAACCCGCCACTCAATCTTCCGCGGTATCTCGCGTATCGCTTCTTCCCCTGCCATGGGTCTCGGTCTTGGCCACTCCCGGTCCGCATCTGTCTCTTATAGCAGCGGATCAAGCATATCTTCTGTCAGCCTATCGACCGCATCCAGTTCCTCACCTTACACCCCAACCTCGACCTCGTCCTACTTTCCGTCTTCGGATTCTCCTCTCGAACGCGAAGGGGCCGGCTCGTCTAGTGGGTCAGGGACATCCTCTCCTGGCTGCTCACCTGGACAGTGGTCGCCGGAGGAGATTCGTGTCCGTCAGTTGAACGTGGAAAGCCTCCCTCACAATGACAACGACCTCGGAAAGTCTTCCATACCAGCGGAGCTAGTCTCTACCAGGAAGGTTAGCCAAAGGCGCAAAGAATCTTGGGCGAGTATGCCCTTGGAAATCAAAATACATATCCTGTCGCATCTGAATGCACGGGAGCTTGTTTTGTTGGCGCGGGTCAGCAAAGAGCTCCGTGAACTATGTTTTGACGGACAGCTGTGGACTACTTTCGATGCCTCAAGCTTCTACAAGAGAATACCGTCCCACGTCTTGACTAATACCTTGGTACGGGCGGGTTCCTTCGTCCAACACTTGAACTTAAGAGGCTGCATACAGCTTTCAGGATCGACTCCTTTCGACCAAGTTCCGAAATTATGCACGAATCTCCACACATTGACCCTGGAGGGTTGCTTCATTAAGCGCAACATTCTACACAGCTTGCTCGAGAGCAATGTGAGACTGGAGCGGATCAATCTGACGGGCCTCAAGTCTGTCTGTAACTCCACTTGCAGGATAATTGCCGAAATGTGCCCCCGCCTGCAGGTGTTCAATGTGTCTTTCTGCACCGACCTGGACGCTCGTGGTATCAAATCAGTTCTTGACCGTTGTCCGTTGCTGACGGACGTTCGCGCTGCCGAGGTCAGGGGTTTCGAGAGGCACGATGTTGCAGCCGCCATATTTCGTGCCACCAACTTGACGAGACTTACACTCAACGGATGTCGAGAGATTGATGATGCATCGTTCAAGATTATGTTGCTGGGAAAGGACCCAAAATTCGACCTGCTGACAGATCTTCCTATGGTTCCACCGAGAAAGTGGCGCCATCTGGGATTAAGTTATTGCGATGGTATCACCAATGAAGGATTCGGGGCCATGGGCCACCTCGTCCCTGACCTGGAGAGCCTGGAACTTAGCAGATGTGGCTCTTTATCAGATGCGGGTTTGGGCCCTGTGCTGGCTACGACACCTAGGCTCACTCGTCTGGATCTCGAGGACTGCGCGCTACTGACAAACACGACCTTATCAACTCACTTGGCCAAGGCACCATGTGCCCCGTTGCTTAAGCACCTTACCGTCAGCCACTGCGAGAATTTGGGTGATGCCGGCTTAATGCCGGTCGTTCGCGCCTGCAAGAGCTTACAGGTCTTGGAGATGGACAACACCAGAGCCAGCGATCTCGTAATTTGCGAACTCTCGGCCATGATACGAGCCCGGTCGAAGCATACTACACAACTACCCCAGATATCCCTTAGAGTGGTTGCTTACGACTGCTCAAACATTACTTGGATGGGTATCCGGGAGGTACTTTCACGAAATTGCGAGGCTGCTCCGCGAGCCCGAAAACAAGCAAGTCAAAACGCATGGCGGGCTGAAGCAGAGCGTGTCTATGCGCTGATAGAAGAGGTATCCAGCAGAGCTGGGCCCCAGGGGAGCGGGCAGGCAAGTGTCGCCAGCGAAACGAACAGCACCAGCGCGGCCAAACGCCAATCAAAGAAAGCAGGCGTTAACCCATCCGAGGCGCCGAAACAGCCTTCGGGCCAGCAGACTTATCCGAGCGATATCATCGGCATAAAGTGTTACTACGCATGGCAGCAGACGGTGGACGAGCACACCAAACGCGTGCTGGCGGGCGAGCTAACCCGTGCCTCGCGTCTGGAGCGCAGCTGGGCGGCCTGGATGCAGGCCGATGAGGAACAggaggccggcggcggcatcagGCTCACGAGGCGACGACGCACGCGGGCGCGAGAGGCGCAGATGGTTCATGCCGATGAGGAGGTCGGCGGGAACGGCGCAGGAGTCAGGAGAAGGGCGCGGACTGCAAGCTCATGCGTTGTAATGTAA
- a CDS encoding 3-isopropylmalate dehydrogenase has translation MSSFNIVVFAGDHAGPEVVAEAVKVLKTVEEKSKTGVKFNLQDHLLGGASINAHGNPLTDEALAAAKSADAILLGAIGGPEWGPSSPVRPEQGLLKLRKELGTFGNLRPCSFASDSLVDFSPLKADVCRGTDFVVVRELTGGIYFGDRTEDDGSGYALDTEPYSRHEIERIARLGAQLALARSPPAKVWSLDKANVLATSRLWRKVVDEIFAKEFPQLELGHHLIDSAAMLMVKNPRALNGVVITSNLFGDIISDEASVIPGSLGLLPSASLGTIPDGQSRCNGIYEPIHGSAPDISGKGIVNPVGTILSVAMMLRYSLRMPAEADAVEAAVKAAIDGGIRTKDLGGNAGTKEMGEAIIAELNKLL, from the exons ATGTCGTCGTTCAACATTGTCGTCTTTGCTGGTGACCACGCTGGCCCCGAG GTCGTCGCCGAGGCCGTCAAG GTCCTCAAGACTGTTGAGGAGAAGAGCAAGACCGGTGTCaagttcaacctgcaggatcATCTGCTGGGTGGT GCCTCAATCAACGCTCACGGCAACCCCCTGACCGATGaggccctcgccgccgccaagtcTGCCGATGCCATCCTCTTGGGCGCCATCGGCGGACCGGAATGGGGTCCCTCGTCACCGGTGAGGCCGGAGCAGGGTCTCCTCAAGCTCCGCAAGGAGCTCGGCACCTTTGGCAACCTCCGCCCGTGCTCGTTCGCCTCCGACTCGCTGGTAGACTTTTCACCCCTCAAGGCCGACGTCTGCCGCGGCACCGACTTTGTCGTCGTGCGCGAGCTGACCGGCGGCATCTACTTTGGCGACCGTACAGAGGACGACGGCTCCGGGTACGCGCTCGACACGGAGCCCTACTCACGCCACGAGATCGAGAGGATAGCCCGCCTGGGCGCCCAGCTGGCCCTCGCCCGCAGCCCGCCCGCCAAGGTCTGGAGTCTGGACAAGGCCAACGTCCTGGCCACGAGCCGCCTGTGGAGGAAGGTGGTCGACGAGATCTTTGCCAAGGAGTTCCCCCAGCTCGAGCTGGGCCACCACCTCATCGACTCGGCCGCCATGCTCATGGTCAAGAACCCAAGGGCGCTCAACGGCGTTGTCATCACCAGCAACCTGTTTGGCGACATCATCAGCGACGAGGCCAGCGTCATCCCCGGCAGCTTGGGTTTGCTGCCTAGTGCCAGTCTGGGTACCATCCCGGACGGCCAGAGCCGATGCAACGGCATTTACGAGCCCATTCACG GCTCCGCCCCCGACATTTCAGGCAAGGGCATCGTCAACCCCGTGGGCACGATCCTCTCGGTCGCCATGATGCTGCGTTACTCGCTGCGCATGCCCGCCGAGGCCGATGCGGTCGAGgccgccgtcaaggccgCCATCGACGGCGGTATCCGGACCAAGGACCTGGGCGGTAACGCCGGCACCAAGGAGATGGGCGAGGCCATCATTGCAGAGCTAAACAAGCTGCTGTAG